One window from the genome of Prinia subflava isolate CZ2003 ecotype Zambia chromosome 2, Cam_Psub_1.2, whole genome shotgun sequence encodes:
- the SLC22A16 gene encoding solute carrier family 22 member 16 isoform X2, with product MSCGIHYLASVFMAVTPNFVCGFPGNVSSVLFHNSSASSIEDIWTLWTSTENYIVVQLENGEIWELDQCSRSKREVSLDLAYEYKGNKSVFPCSDGFLYDDTKWKSTVVTQWDLVCDREWLAKLIQPTFMLGVLIGAVIFGDIADRLGRQRVIWFTSAGQFVFGIAVAFTFDYYSFVIVRFLLAMVSSGYLVVAFVYVTEFVGIKARTWASMHVHAFFAMGIMIVALVGFLVRTWWVYQIFLSIATLPFVLCCWMLPETPFWLLSEERYEDAQKVIDTMARWNKVSTPCKVSELCSVQQDDLASGRTDDGDTSSTKKHNILDLFCNWQIARRTITVWLIWFTGSLGYYVFSLSSVSLGGNEYLNLFLIGAVELPCYIIACIAMDKLGRRNTLIPFLILSALICVLIMFIPQDFNILIILANMAGKFSIGVAFGLIYLYTAELYPTIVRSLAVGSGSMMCRVGSVVAPFCVYLRSVWIFMPLLLVGIMALLSGLLTIMLPETLGKPLTNTLEEATEMGRNKKSCSEKAPPAQSGAALEKIEMFGQERVNTDK from the exons ATGTCATGTGGTATCCATTACTTAGCATCTGTGTTCATGGCTGTTACTCCTAACTTTGTATGTGGGTTCCCTGGAAATGTGAGTAGTGTTCTTTTCCACAACTCCTCTGCATCAAGTATAGAGGACATCTGGACACTATGGACATCAACAGAAAATTACATTGTAGTCCAGctggaaaatggagaaatttGGGAACTTGATCAATGCAGCAGGTCCAAACGAGAAGTCAGTTTGGATCTGGCATACGAATACAAAGGCAACAAGTCTGTATTTCCCTGTTCTGATGGATTTCTCTACGATGATACAAAGTGGAAGAGCACTGTTGTTACGCAGTGGGATCTGGTCTGTGACCGAGAATGGCTTGCAAAATTAATCCAGCCTACGTTCATGCTTGGAGTCCTGATTGGAGCCGTGATTTTTGGTGACATTGCTGACAG ACTGGGAAGACAGCGTGTTATATGGTTCACAAGTGCTGGTCAGTTTGTATTTGGCATCGCAGTGGCCTTCACATTTGACTACTACAGTTTTGTGATCGTGCGCTTTCTCCTTGCTATG GTTTCAAGTGGCTATCTGGTTGTGGCTTTCGTTTATGTGACTGAATTTGTTGGCATTAAAGCACGAACCTGGGCTTCTATGCATGTCCATGCTTTTTTTGCTATGGGAATTATGATCGTGGCACTCGTGGGATTTTTGGTTCGGACCTGGTGGGTCTATCAGATATTTCTCTCCATAGCAACTCTTCCCTTTGTCTTGTGCTGCTGGATGCTCCCAGAAACACCTTTTTGGCTCCTGTCAGAGGAAAGATATGAAGATGCCCAAAAAGTGATTGATACAATGGCAAGATGGAATAAAGTCAGCACTCCCTGCAAGGTTTCTGAACTGTGCTCAGTCCAACAAGATGATCTAGCCAGTGGCAGAACAGATGATGGTGATACATCCTCAACAAAGAAGCACAACATCTTGGACCTGTTTTGTAACTGGCAAATTGCAAGAAGGACCATCACAGTCTGGCTGATCTGGTTCACTGGGAGCTTGGGGTACTACGTCTTCTCCCTCAGTTCTGTCAGTCTAGGAGGCAATGAATATTTAAATCTCTTTCTCAtag GTGCTGTGGAGTTGCCTTGCTATATCATTGCTTGCATTGCGATGGACAAACTGGGAAGGAGGAACACACTCATTCCGTTCCTTATTTTAAGTGCACTGATCTGTGTTTTAATTATGTTCATACCTCAG GATTTCAATATATTAATTATCTTAGCAAATATGGCTGGAAAATTTTCCATAGGTGTGGCATTTGGCCTTATATATCTCTACACAGCAGAACTGTACCCAACAATTGTAAG ATCACTTGCTGTTGGAAGTGGAAGCATGATGTGCCGTGTGGGAAGTGTGGTTGCTCCTTTCTGTGTCTATCTGAGAAGTGTTTGGATTTTCATGCCTCTT ttgcttGTTGGAATCATGGCTCTTCTGAGTGGACTATTAACCATAATGCTTCCAGAAACACTGGGAAAACCACTGACTAATACTTTGGAGGAAGCTACAGAAATGGgaagaaacaagaaaagctgTTCCGAAAAGGCTCCTCCAGCACAAAGCGGTGCAGCATTAGAAAAGATAGAGATGTTTGGTCAAGAAAGGGTCAATACTGAcaaataa
- the SLC22A16 gene encoding solute carrier family 22 member 16 isoform X3 → MALSSERLFDSLGHFGRFQACVYFASVFQAMSCGIHYLASVFMAVTPNFVCGFPGNVSSVLFHNSSASSIEDIWTLWTSTENYIVVQLENGEIWELDQCSRSKREVSLDLAYEYKGNKSVFPCSDGFLYDDTKWKSTVVTQWDLVCDREWLAKLIQPTFMLGVLIGAVIFGDIADRLGRQRVIWFTSAGQFVFGIAVAFTFDYYSFVIVRFLLAMVSSGYLVVAFVYVTEFVGIKARTWASMHVHAFFAMGIMIVALVGFLVRTWWVYQIFLSIATLPFVLCCWMLPETPFWLLSEERYEDAQKVIDTMARWNKVSTPCKVSELCSVQQDDLASGRTDDGDTSSTKKHNILDLFCNWQIARRTITVWLIWFTGSLGYYVFSLSSVSLGGNEYLNLFLIGFQYINYLSKYGWKIFHRCGIWPYISLHSRTVPNNCKITCCWKWKHDVPCGKCGCSFLCLSEKCLDFHASFACWNHGSSEWTINHNASRNTGKTTD, encoded by the exons ATTTCAAGCATGTGTTTATTTTGCATCTGTCTTTCAAGCTATGTCATGTGGTATCCATTACTTAGCATCTGTGTTCATGGCTGTTACTCCTAACTTTGTATGTGGGTTCCCTGGAAATGTGAGTAGTGTTCTTTTCCACAACTCCTCTGCATCAAGTATAGAGGACATCTGGACACTATGGACATCAACAGAAAATTACATTGTAGTCCAGctggaaaatggagaaatttGGGAACTTGATCAATGCAGCAGGTCCAAACGAGAAGTCAGTTTGGATCTGGCATACGAATACAAAGGCAACAAGTCTGTATTTCCCTGTTCTGATGGATTTCTCTACGATGATACAAAGTGGAAGAGCACTGTTGTTACGCAGTGGGATCTGGTCTGTGACCGAGAATGGCTTGCAAAATTAATCCAGCCTACGTTCATGCTTGGAGTCCTGATTGGAGCCGTGATTTTTGGTGACATTGCTGACAG ACTGGGAAGACAGCGTGTTATATGGTTCACAAGTGCTGGTCAGTTTGTATTTGGCATCGCAGTGGCCTTCACATTTGACTACTACAGTTTTGTGATCGTGCGCTTTCTCCTTGCTATG GTTTCAAGTGGCTATCTGGTTGTGGCTTTCGTTTATGTGACTGAATTTGTTGGCATTAAAGCACGAACCTGGGCTTCTATGCATGTCCATGCTTTTTTTGCTATGGGAATTATGATCGTGGCACTCGTGGGATTTTTGGTTCGGACCTGGTGGGTCTATCAGATATTTCTCTCCATAGCAACTCTTCCCTTTGTCTTGTGCTGCTGGATGCTCCCAGAAACACCTTTTTGGCTCCTGTCAGAGGAAAGATATGAAGATGCCCAAAAAGTGATTGATACAATGGCAAGATGGAATAAAGTCAGCACTCCCTGCAAGGTTTCTGAACTGTGCTCAGTCCAACAAGATGATCTAGCCAGTGGCAGAACAGATGATGGTGATACATCCTCAACAAAGAAGCACAACATCTTGGACCTGTTTTGTAACTGGCAAATTGCAAGAAGGACCATCACAGTCTGGCTGATCTGGTTCACTGGGAGCTTGGGGTACTACGTCTTCTCCCTCAGTTCTGTCAGTCTAGGAGGCAATGAATATTTAAATCTCTTTCTCAtag GATTTCAATATATTAATTATCTTAGCAAATATGGCTGGAAAATTTTCCATAGGTGTGGCATTTGGCCTTATATATCTCTACACAGCAGAACTGTACCCAACAATTGTAAG ATCACTTGCTGTTGGAAGTGGAAGCATGATGTGCCGTGTGGGAAGTGTGGTTGCTCCTTTCTGTGTCTATCTGAGAAGTGTTTGGATTTTCATGCCTCTT ttgcttGTTGGAATCATGGCTCTTCTGAGTGGACTATTAACCATAATGCTTCCAGAAACACTGGGAAAACCACTGACTAA
- the SLC22A16 gene encoding solute carrier family 22 member 16 isoform X1 codes for MALSSERLFDSLGHFGRFQACVYFASVFQAMSCGIHYLASVFMAVTPNFVCGFPGNVSSVLFHNSSASSIEDIWTLWTSTENYIVVQLENGEIWELDQCSRSKREVSLDLAYEYKGNKSVFPCSDGFLYDDTKWKSTVVTQWDLVCDREWLAKLIQPTFMLGVLIGAVIFGDIADRLGRQRVIWFTSAGQFVFGIAVAFTFDYYSFVIVRFLLAMVSSGYLVVAFVYVTEFVGIKARTWASMHVHAFFAMGIMIVALVGFLVRTWWVYQIFLSIATLPFVLCCWMLPETPFWLLSEERYEDAQKVIDTMARWNKVSTPCKVSELCSVQQDDLASGRTDDGDTSSTKKHNILDLFCNWQIARRTITVWLIWFTGSLGYYVFSLSSVSLGGNEYLNLFLIGAVELPCYIIACIAMDKLGRRNTLIPFLILSALICVLIMFIPQDFNILIILANMAGKFSIGVAFGLIYLYTAELYPTIVRSLAVGSGSMMCRVGSVVAPFCVYLRSVWIFMPLLLVGIMALLSGLLTIMLPETLGKPLTNTLEEATEMGRNKKSCSEKAPPAQSGAALEKIEMFGQERVNTDK; via the exons ATTTCAAGCATGTGTTTATTTTGCATCTGTCTTTCAAGCTATGTCATGTGGTATCCATTACTTAGCATCTGTGTTCATGGCTGTTACTCCTAACTTTGTATGTGGGTTCCCTGGAAATGTGAGTAGTGTTCTTTTCCACAACTCCTCTGCATCAAGTATAGAGGACATCTGGACACTATGGACATCAACAGAAAATTACATTGTAGTCCAGctggaaaatggagaaatttGGGAACTTGATCAATGCAGCAGGTCCAAACGAGAAGTCAGTTTGGATCTGGCATACGAATACAAAGGCAACAAGTCTGTATTTCCCTGTTCTGATGGATTTCTCTACGATGATACAAAGTGGAAGAGCACTGTTGTTACGCAGTGGGATCTGGTCTGTGACCGAGAATGGCTTGCAAAATTAATCCAGCCTACGTTCATGCTTGGAGTCCTGATTGGAGCCGTGATTTTTGGTGACATTGCTGACAG ACTGGGAAGACAGCGTGTTATATGGTTCACAAGTGCTGGTCAGTTTGTATTTGGCATCGCAGTGGCCTTCACATTTGACTACTACAGTTTTGTGATCGTGCGCTTTCTCCTTGCTATG GTTTCAAGTGGCTATCTGGTTGTGGCTTTCGTTTATGTGACTGAATTTGTTGGCATTAAAGCACGAACCTGGGCTTCTATGCATGTCCATGCTTTTTTTGCTATGGGAATTATGATCGTGGCACTCGTGGGATTTTTGGTTCGGACCTGGTGGGTCTATCAGATATTTCTCTCCATAGCAACTCTTCCCTTTGTCTTGTGCTGCTGGATGCTCCCAGAAACACCTTTTTGGCTCCTGTCAGAGGAAAGATATGAAGATGCCCAAAAAGTGATTGATACAATGGCAAGATGGAATAAAGTCAGCACTCCCTGCAAGGTTTCTGAACTGTGCTCAGTCCAACAAGATGATCTAGCCAGTGGCAGAACAGATGATGGTGATACATCCTCAACAAAGAAGCACAACATCTTGGACCTGTTTTGTAACTGGCAAATTGCAAGAAGGACCATCACAGTCTGGCTGATCTGGTTCACTGGGAGCTTGGGGTACTACGTCTTCTCCCTCAGTTCTGTCAGTCTAGGAGGCAATGAATATTTAAATCTCTTTCTCAtag GTGCTGTGGAGTTGCCTTGCTATATCATTGCTTGCATTGCGATGGACAAACTGGGAAGGAGGAACACACTCATTCCGTTCCTTATTTTAAGTGCACTGATCTGTGTTTTAATTATGTTCATACCTCAG GATTTCAATATATTAATTATCTTAGCAAATATGGCTGGAAAATTTTCCATAGGTGTGGCATTTGGCCTTATATATCTCTACACAGCAGAACTGTACCCAACAATTGTAAG ATCACTTGCTGTTGGAAGTGGAAGCATGATGTGCCGTGTGGGAAGTGTGGTTGCTCCTTTCTGTGTCTATCTGAGAAGTGTTTGGATTTTCATGCCTCTT ttgcttGTTGGAATCATGGCTCTTCTGAGTGGACTATTAACCATAATGCTTCCAGAAACACTGGGAAAACCACTGACTAATACTTTGGAGGAAGCTACAGAAATGGgaagaaacaagaaaagctgTTCCGAAAAGGCTCCTCCAGCACAAAGCGGTGCAGCATTAGAAAAGATAGAGATGTTTGGTCAAGAAAGGGTCAATACTGAcaaataa